GCGGCGGCGCCGCTCGCTCGCCGAGAGCGCCGCGTCGCCCGTGCGGTACGTCAGCGGCAGCTCGACGTTCTCGTAGACCGTCAGGTCGCCGATCAGGTTGAACGCCTGGAAGATGAACCCGATCTGGCGGTTGCGGACGCGCGCCCGATCGGCCGCCGAGAGCGTGGTGACGTTCTGGCCGGCGAGCGTGTACACGCCGTCGCTCGCCGTGTCGAGCAGCCCGAGGATCGAGAGCAGCGTCGTCTTGCCGCATCCGGACGGGCCGGCGATCGCGACGTACTCGCCCTCGCGGATCTCGAGGTGCACGTCGGAGAGCGCGTGCGTCTCCACCTCGTCCGTCAGGAACACCTTCTTGATCCCCTCGAGCCGGATCAGCGAGTCGCCCGCCTGACGCGGGGAGCGGGACGAGGACTGCGGAGCGCCGGTCGGCTGGGTCGCGTTGCTCATGGTCTGGGGGGCGGGTGTAGGGAGGAGCGGGGCGTTACTTGATGCGGAGCCGGTCTTGCGCGTCCCACTGCGAGACGTCCGAGATGATCACCTTGTCGCCCGGGTTCAGGCCCTTCTTCACTTCGACCGTGTTCACCGAGCCGACACCGAGCTGCACCTGGACACGCTGC
This DNA window, taken from Gemmatirosa kalamazoonensis, encodes the following:
- a CDS encoding ABC transporter ATP-binding protein, which produces MSNATQPTGAPQSSSRSPRQAGDSLIRLEGIKKVFLTDEVETHALSDVHLEIREGEYVAIAGPSGCGKTTLLSILGLLDTASDGVYTLAGQNVTTLSAADRARVRNRQIGFIFQAFNLIGDLTVYENVELPLTYRTGDAALSASERRRRVTEALERVGMAHRQKHYPAQLSGGQQQRVAVARAVVGDPAILLADEPTGNLDSANGESVMELLHELHRGGATVCMVTHDPRYAQHAERSIHLFDGRVVEETFAPV